Proteins encoded by one window of Cotesia glomerata isolate CgM1 unplaced genomic scaffold, MPM_Cglom_v2.3 scaffold_26, whole genome shotgun sequence:
- the LOC123274211 gene encoding uncharacterized protein LOC123274211, whose translation MGKDKAKTFNSIIQAINTLNRQSSCFGKRILKYISSQLNTDEELIKRPLSDILEAYEEFGILKRDHKGELKLNDTAQRPSVASLRLPRRPQGCKCPDCVGKCGFCPTRSGKIAKRKPGQKKCSHCGRGRWLAEQRRKRQKKRLRKRTNKNKRIERRSRK comes from the exons ATGGGAAAAGACAAAGCAAAGACGTTTAATAGTATAATCCAGGCAATTAATACTTTAAATCGACAGTCAAGTTGTTTTGGCAAAagaatattgaaatatatttcttcCCAGCTTAATACTGACGAAGAATTAATCAAACGACcg TTATCGGATATTCTGGAAGCTTATGAGGAGTTTGGGATTCTGAAACGAGATCATAAAGGGGAGTTAAAGTTGAATGACACCGCTCAGCGTCCATCAGTAGCCAGTTTACGTCTACCTCGTCGTCCCCAAGGCTGTAAATGCCCGGATTGCGTTGGAAAATGCGGGTTCTGTCCGACGCGCAGTGGCAAGATAGCCAAGAGAAAACCCGGTCAAAAAAAATGCTCTCACTGTGGCAGGGGTCGTTGGTTGGCTGAACAGAGACGAAAGAGACAGAAAAAACGATTAAGGAAAaggacaaataaaaataaacgtaTTGAAAGACGTAGTCGGaaataa